CGACGCGGGCCTCGGCCTCAACCCGGGCCTGCGTTCGGGGGCTGTTCAGTACGCGGCGTTCCTCGACCTGGTCCAGCGCCAGTTGCGTGCCGACTATCGTGATCGTGACCTGCGCGGCCGCGGCCTGAGTATTTTCACCACCCTGTCACCTTCGGCCCAGGCCCGGGCCGAGCATGCCCTGGAGCAGGGCCTTTCGCGGACCGGGCGTGCGGGCGATGAACTGCAGGGTGCCATCGTCCTGCTCGAGCCGGCCAGCGGCGAGGTACGGGCGCTGGTCGGTGATCGCGTCAGCGGTCGCCGTGGCTTCAATCGTGCGCTGGATGCACGGCGGCCGGTGGGATCGGTGATCAAGCCGCTGGTCTATCTGCTGGCGCTGGCGCAACCGGATGTTTTCAGCCTGGTCACACCGCTCGAGGACGAACCCCTGGTGCTGGACATCCCCGGTTCGGGCGAGTGGCGACCGGCCAACCACGATGAGGTCAGTCACGGCACGGTGCCACTGCTCGAGGCCCTGGCGCAGTCTTACAACCAGGCTACGGTCCGCCTGGGCCTGGAGATCGGTGTCGATGCCCTGTTCGCTCTGATGCGCCAGCTCGGCGTCGAGCCGGGTCGGGATGCGCATCCATCGGCCTTTCTCGGCGCCGTCGAGCTGTCCCCGCTGCAGGTCGCCCAGCTTTATCAGCCACTGGCCGCAGAAGGCTACAGTGCGGCGGTGCGCGGTATCCGTGAGGTGGTCGACAGCGATGGCGAGGTCATCGGACGCTACCCACCACGGCTCAAGCCCCTTGCTGAGCGCGAGGCCCTCGCCCTGCTGGACTTCGCCCTGCGCCGCGTGGTCACCGACGGCACCGGCCGCTCGCTTTCATCGCATCTGCCTCAGGATCCGGGCGTGCGTGGCAAGACCGGCACAACCAACGACCGGCGCGACGCCTGGTTTGTGGGGTACACCGGCGACTGGCTGGGCGTGGTCTGGGCCGGTCGCGACGACAACCAGCCCGCCGCGGTCGGCGGTGCGAACACCGCCCTGCCGGTCTGGGCCGAACTGTTCGCTGCCTTGCCCTTGCGCCAGGTCCGGCGCGGCTGGCCGGACTCGATCGAGTGGTTCTGGATCGACTGGCCCGAGCCTATCCTGGCCGACGAGGACTGCCCGAATGCCGTGGCCATTCCCTTCCTGGCGGGCAGTCAGCCCGAGACGTTCTCCGACTGCATCGAGCGGCGCGGCCGCTGGCCGTTCGGGAACTGAGCCGGGTCGCCGCGGGTTACCATACGACTCGATGTGAAATGCGCGGGTAACGCTTCAACCATGCAACGTGAACATAACTTCAGGGGCCTCGCTCTGGCCGTGTCGGCCAGCCTGGTGTTGGCGGCCTGCGCCTGGCAGCCGACAATGGATGACCCCGAAATGGTAGAACGGGTCAGGGCGCCGGAGGGCGGCGAGGAACCGCGCGGCCTGCAGGTCTATCCGCTGAG
The Wenzhouxiangella sp. XN201 genome window above contains:
- the mrcB gene encoding penicillin-binding protein 1B, whose protein sequence is MLFLAGVLLGLFGPWIWWLDREAGLRFADRHLTQASRVYARPLELHDGVQIARRDLIVELEAAGLRAGSPQRPGHFRQSGQSFELHLPAFAFPDGVQPAQRVVLNVTTDGIDLDGESGVLRLPPAELGRLMPLDDRIRTPIALAEFPPLLVTGAQAVEDRRFKHHHGIDLRGLLRALWANLRAGRVVQGGSTITQQLVKNLFLSPERNLLRKFNEAIMAASLERRYTKAAILEAWLNEVYMGQEGGRAIHGFGRAAEYYFGQSVQALDPGQIALLVGMARGASWYHPLRNPDRARERRNRVLAIFEQTGLIDAADRQRYADAGLGLNPGLRSGAVQYAAFLDLVQRQLRADYRDRDLRGRGLSIFTTLSPSAQARAEHALEQGLSRTGRAGDELQGAIVLLEPASGEVRALVGDRVSGRRGFNRALDARRPVGSVIKPLVYLLALAQPDVFSLVTPLEDEPLVLDIPGSGEWRPANHDEVSHGTVPLLEALAQSYNQATVRLGLEIGVDALFALMRQLGVEPGRDAHPSAFLGAVELSPLQVAQLYQPLAAEGYSAAVRGIREVVDSDGEVIGRYPPRLKPLAEREALALLDFALRRVVTDGTGRSLSSHLPQDPGVRGKTGTTNDRRDAWFVGYTGDWLGVVWAGRDDNQPAAVGGANTALPVWAELFAALPLRQVRRGWPDSIEWFWIDWPEPILADEDCPNAVAIPFLAGSQPETFSDCIERRGRWPFGN